One stretch of Nitrospira sp. SG-bin1 DNA includes these proteins:
- a CDS encoding isoprenyl transferase → MAHHPPSSFEHLSETELTAKLEPDLLPKHVAVIMDGNGRWAELRGLPRIAGHREGINSVREMITLCLELGIHALTIYAFSQENWKRPTQEISALMGLLEHYLSTERTSLIEQGVCFRAIGRHELLPPSAQHWVHTTEKETAHLDKLILTVALSYGGRAEIVDAVKALIEDVRTGTVQQSHIDETTIQQYLYTHPLQDPDLLIRTSGETRISNFLLWQLAYTELCFTPTLWPDFRRREFLLALIEYQRRERRFGRVLSTVPS, encoded by the coding sequence ATGGCACACCACCCCCCTTCGAGTTTTGAGCACCTGTCCGAAACCGAACTGACCGCTAAGTTGGAGCCGGACCTGCTCCCGAAACATGTCGCGGTCATCATGGACGGCAACGGTCGTTGGGCGGAACTGCGAGGTCTCCCGCGCATCGCAGGCCATCGTGAAGGGATCAATTCCGTCAGAGAGATGATCACCCTCTGTCTGGAACTCGGCATCCATGCGCTGACCATCTATGCGTTTTCGCAGGAAAATTGGAAACGGCCGACCCAGGAAATCAGCGCGCTCATGGGACTCTTGGAGCATTATCTTTCCACGGAACGGACCAGCTTGATCGAACAAGGCGTATGCTTCCGCGCCATTGGTCGCCACGAGTTGCTGCCTCCGTCGGCTCAACACTGGGTTCACACGACCGAAAAAGAAACGGCGCATCTCGACAAGCTGATCCTGACGGTCGCCCTCAGCTATGGCGGACGTGCAGAGATCGTCGATGCGGTCAAGGCACTGATTGAGGATGTCCGGACAGGAACCGTCCAACAGAGCCATATCGACGAAACCACGATCCAGCAGTATCTCTACACCCATCCGCTCCAGGATCCGGACTTATTGATTCGAACGAGCGGAGAAACCAGGATCAGCAACTTTCTTCTGTGGCAGCTGGCCTACACGGAGTTGTGCTTCACCCCGACCTTGTGGCCTGATTTTCGGCGACGGGAGTTCCTCTTGGCACTGATCGAGTATCAACGGCGGGAGCGCCGCTTCGGGCGCGTGCTGAGCACCGTGCCGTCGTAA